AAGAGTGAAATTATTTTCTTGTACGTCATACCAATGAATTTGATCCTGAGGGAAAACCGTGGTGAGCTTTTTAAATCTACTCGCTAAATCAGCCGTTCTTCGCCAACAATTATCCAATCCTCGACTTCGAACTGAAGCAGCTTCAATCGCTTCAAGCAGAGGAATGAGCGCTTCTTGCAAACTTTGGATAGCCAATTTTATCTGTGGTTTATTAACAATATGGTCCCATGATCCTTTAGCAACAGAGCCAAAGGCACTGTGCATCTCTTTAACCGCTATGATAACTTTTTGAGCGGTAATTTTAAGCGTCAACATATCAGGGGCGTTCGTTTGTTGTTCTGCTTGTATATCACGCGCTAAATATAACAACTGATTACCCGAAATAGATTCGCCCAAGAAGTGAGTCGCAATCTCATGTAGCTGATGCGCTTCATCAAAAATAACCGCATCAGAGGCTGGAAGCAGGTCAGTTACTCCTGAATCTTTTAATTGGCTATCTGCAAAAAACAGATGGTGATTTACAATAAGAATTCCTGCTTCTTGAGCTTGTTTTCTTGCTTTGATTACATAACATTTTGAATAAAACTCACACTCTTGTCCCAAGCAATTATCGGTAGTACTGGTCATATACGGCAACAAATGCTGAGGTGGTTTGACCCCGGGAATATGATCTATTTCCCCATCCTTATTGTCGTCGACCCATTCTTTAATTTGATAAAGAATTTTTGTAGCATCATCAGAAATAAAACGCGTTTGGAGATAAGTATTGAGACGATGTTGGCAAATATAATTAGCTCTGCCTTTGAGGACAGCAATTTTCAAAGGTATCCCTAAAACGTTGCGGATACGGGGTATGTCACGATGAAATAATTGGTCTTGTAAATTCTTAGTGCCCGTAGAAATTATCACTTTTTTGCCACTAAGCAAACTGGGTATTAAATAAGCATACGTTTTACCTGTGCCTGTTCCTGCCTCTGCTATAAGCACTTGTTTATGATCAAGTGCCTGCGCTATCGCTAGGGCCATTTCCAGTTGAATGGCACGGGGTAAATAACCGGGAATATTTTTTGAAAGCACTCCAGCCGAGCTAAATATTTCCTCAATTTGCACTGTCGACGGGTTCATTATTTTCGTACTTTCTCACAGTAACATTCGCGTTAGTAAGATGAGCATAGCCACTACTAGACACATTCTGATAAGTAAACCCACGGTCCCAAATGGGTGAATAATGCAATTGGATAGACCCTAGTTTTTTTGTTTGATCATAACGACTGGGATCAATATACAGGGTTTTATTGAGATAACATACTTTCATTGGGACTTTCTTATTACCATTTAATTCATTAATTTGAACAGTTTGGCAGTTCCCACTTATAACTGACAACTCTACCGGAGAGTAATTTGATAAATCTGTGAAAGGAGGCATGGCAACTTGACCCGCGCATATTCTGACATTAAGTGCGCTGCCATCAGAAACAATGGGTTCATCATCCGTCTTACCACGACTTTTTAACATCTCATAATAGCCGCTTTTAATTTTTTGCTGTTGATCAGAACTATAATTCTGCCACTCTGCATCCGAAATTCCGAGTCGCGTTGGCGTAGCACAAGCAGTTATGCCACACAGTACTAATAAGAGAAAAAAAATTCTAAACATGATACGCCTCACTGCACTTTGAGAATGAGCAATACTTTTTAACAGTTTGAACACTTCGGTCCATTCACCGTCGCGGGACGACGATTGATAACTACGTCCCAGGATTCAAATGATAACTAGGTCGCGATACTCAATTCTGTCTACTTACAAAAAATTATGAATAAAAGATATCAAAAACGACATGCCCAACTAGGCATGTCGTCATTGATGGATTAAGACTGAGGGTTGCTAGGATTAGCTGGGCTTATAGCATTGTTATCTGTGCTAGGTGCAGCTGAAGATGTTGAATCTGGCAAACCAGGAATTTGAGCTTGGCTTGATTGTGATTCATCTAACTGTGCACTACTACCAGCGCTTAAATCAGGTGTTGCTGTGCTATCAGTAGTTGAAGGCGCATTTGCTGCAGATTGATCGGCGCTAGGTTGATCAGTCGCTGCTGATTGATCTTGGTTTGCCACAGCTGGATCTTGTGCTGCATTTTGGTCAGCAGCAGCAGCTTGGTCAGCTTGTTCATTTGCAGCTTGATCGTCAGCAGGTTGCATTTGCTTAGCAGATGTATCTGCTATAGAAGGGTTATCATTTTTATTTTTATTGCAACCAGCAAAGAAGATTGCTAGAGCAGCAACAAGAACAAACGAAAGTTTACGCATAATTAGCTTCCTTATTGTAAATTAATCGAACAGTTTCACGTGCCGGTAATATTAACTTTTTCTTTATAGAATGGAAATGTTTTTTGCAATATTCACGGTTTACGCCGGATATTGTAATTGAGGTGTTAGACCGTGGGTTGTACAGTAGAGGTCTGTTTCAGGCATCCTTGCCTAAGTGGTTTCATCCATGATAAACAGACCTTGACTACCTCACTCCCTTGTCTCCTCAGTTTCGAAGAAACTGAGGAGACTGAATTAGCAATTGCATCCTTGCAAAACAACTCATCCCTGATACAATCCTACGAGTTCTTTGCTAATCCGACCGTTCAATCCTTTAAACGGTAGAGAACAATTTAGCAGATCATATTTACTCCCACATCTCCCGTTAATCCTTTTTTAAAGTATGACTTTAACTTGCGCCAATATTTCATTTTAAATCAACATGTTACAGGACAAATTTAAAAATAAATTCACGAATGCTGACATAATTTTAAGAAAATGCTCACAAAGTGGTGAGCAAGATATGAATGATAAATTTGGCTGAAAAAGTGTGTGTGAAGGATTAGTCTTGAAGGTAAGTTTTGATCTTAGCTTTGCGCATCTGATTCTCTGTATATAAATTGTAATCCAGTTTTCCATAGGTAGTGGAGTACATTTTCTTCATACTTGAAATCTGATCTGCGTTCATTTTTTCAGAGGCCATGTTGATACTTTCTTTTACCATTAGCAACGCAAAATCCCCATTCGCTAATTGAGCACCCGAAGGTTTTTCAGAGGAGAAGGCTAGTTTTAAAATTTCAGGGTTGATTGTTTTATCTTGCCTGGATAAATTTTGCTTATGGATTGGAGTTAAATGTTCTGTTACCAGAACTTTATTAAAATCTGCATTGCTTTTTATTCTGGATAAAAGCATTGCTCCTTTTTGCTTCGCTTTGACCTGGGCTTCAGCTGTAACTAAAGACGCTTTAATAGTCTCTTTGACACTATCGAAGGGAGCAATAGTTTCGCTCTTGAAATCTTTTACCCTTATAACCACCACATTGCCGGGTGAAATTTCAATCAGATTACTATTGGTACGATCTTTTAAAATGTCAGAATTAAACGCAGCGGTAATTATCTTTTGATTTTTAGTGATGGCTGAATCCCCGCCTTGGGCGCTGAAATAGTCTGTCGTCTTTATCTTTAAATCTAAATTGTTTGCAGCATCTGATAAAGAGCGCGGATTGGTGTAAGCGAGATCAGTTAATTTATCACTTGCCGCTAGAAAGGCCTGTTCTAATTTTTGCTGTTGTATTGACTCCCTCGCTCGGGCAAGGGCTTTAGGATTTTTTCTATCCATGCCACTATTAGCGTCAAAGTAATCCTTTAGTGCTTGATCACTGATTGTAATCGATTTCTTCAGGTTAGCTAACTCAAGCTGGACATACTCAATCTGTACCCTGGCAGGGATTTTAAATTGATTGGAATGCTGCTGATAAAAAGCCTGCATTTGTTGGAGAGTGATTTGACTAGGCTGCTTGAATTGTTGATTGGGAATAATTACGTACTCAATATTTCTTTTTTGCTCTATTAATGAGACGGCCTGCTTTAGCTCACCTGGAAGTACAAACTGGCTGCCCACCACCCCAGAAGCGACTTGATTCAACAATAAGGTTTGTGATGCCTCTGTGAAAAATTCTTCTTTTGTATAACCCATTTGATTGATTATCTGCTGAAAACGTTCTCTTGAAAAATTTCCCGCCTCTTGAAACGCTGGCATTTGACGAACCATTGAGCCGAGCTCCTGTGGGGTAACGCTAAACCCAGCTTTTAAAGCAGCTTGAATAAGCACATTTTGCATAATCAAATTGTACAAAGCTTCTTTTTTGATCTGTTGCTGAATGTAAGGGGTAAGCGCCAGGGTGGATCCTAATTGATCCTTAACGCCGAGTAACATGCGTTGAAAATCATTGTTAAGTTGCGTAATGGTGATTGGTTTGCCATTTACTTTTGCTACGAGGGTTTTTTTAGAACTACCACTTGCGTAATTCTCGACTCCCCAGATAACAAAGGCAAAGCTTAGAATTATGCCCATGATTGTTGCCACCCAACCTTGTGTATATTTCCTAACACTTTGCAACATAAGCTTACCTTTTTTCACAGGAAACGAATAATGAATAAAAGAAGCGCATCAGATTGATGCGCTTAGGATTGGCGGAGTGGACGGGACTCGAACCCGCGACCCCCGGCGTGACAGGCCGGTATTCTAACCAGCTGAACTACCACTCCTAATGGTGGGTGCTGTAGGGATCGAACCTACGACATTCGCCTTGTAAGGGCGACGCTCTCCCAGCTGAGCTAAGCACCCAACTTCATATTCTCTAACGTAAGAGAACGTTAAGCTGTATTATTTTTTATCTTCGTTGCAAGCTTCTTTAAGCTGCTTGCCAGCTGAAAAACGAGGTGTCTTTTGGGCAGGGATTGTAATCGTCTGACCTGTTTGCGGATTACGTCCTGATCTTTCTTCGCGCTGAGTTACTTTGAACGTGCCAAAACCAACAAAAGTGACTGTCTCAGGTACAGGCTTAGCTAATGCTTTGGTGATTTCCTCTAATAGTGCATTCACTACGCGGGCGGTATCCATTTTAGACATGCCGGTAGATGTCGAAACTGAATCAATTATTTCTGTCTTATTCATTTGGTCCCCTATTCATACATTCTATCCATTGAAACGAGCCTTGCTAAAGGCGTCCATGTGTTTCGTGCAAAGAGCAGTTTTATACCAACTCCATGAATAGCCTGTCAAGCCTTATAATAAAAAAAGCTACTCTCTGGTATTTGCCATACTAACTTTGAGTGCCCCCTACTGTCAGTGCATCAACTCGTAAGGTGGGTTGCCCCACTCCAACTGGAACACTCTGACCATCTTTACCGCACGTGCCGACACCCCGATCCAGCTCTAAATCATTGCCGACCATAGACACACGGGTCAGTACTTCAGCCCCATTTCCAATAAGAGTTGCCCCTTTTACAGGGTGAGCTATTTTACCATTTTTAATGATGTAGGCTTCACTGGTTGAAAATACAAATTTACCTGAGGTAATGTCTACCTGACCCCCTCCAAAATTAACCGCAAAAAGTCCATGTTCGACAGAAGCAATAATCTCTTGGGGAGAATGTTCTCCAGCTAACATGTAAGTATTTGTCATGCGCGGAATAGGCAAACTAGAATACGATTCCCTGCGCCCATTTCCGGTGGATTGCATCCCCATTAACTTGGCGTTTAGCTTATCTTGCATATATCCTTTGAGCACACCCTTTTCGATCAAGACAGTACATGAAGAAGGCACCCCTTCATCATCAATATTTAATGAACCTCGCCTCTGTGGTAAAGTACCATCGTCAACTACAGTGCAAACATCTGAAGCAACGCGTTCACCCATTTTTCCTGCAAAAATAGAACTGCCCTTTCGATTGAAATCCCCTTCGAGCCCATGACCTACTGCTTCATGAAGCAACACTCCGGGCCAACCGGGACCAAGTACCACAGGCATAGTACCTGCTGGAGCAGGAACTGCATTGAGATTAACTAGCGCTTGCCTAACTGCTTCATGAGCGAATTTCAATGCATAGTCGTTATCAAAAAAATTATCATAGCCATGTCGCCCACCACCGCCTGCAAATCCTTGCTCACGTTTACCTCCCTCCTCAACAATCACGCTCACATTAAAGCGAACTAACGGTCTCACATCTGCAGAGAGACGACCATCACTGTCTGCGATAAGAATAATATCGTGCAATCCCGCCAGACTCACTATCACTTGTTTAACGCGTGCATCTATTCTTCGGGCTTCTGCATCCACCTTTTTTAATAGATTAATCTTGTCATTTTCTGTCCAGGTATTAAGTGGATTGAGAGGAGAATAGAGTTCACGACCTTGCGTGGGGGTCCAAACCTTGACCTTACCTTCCCCCCCTATTTTAGCTATGTTACCTGCAGCGGTTGCAGCTTCCTCTAACGCAGCGAGGGTTATATCATCCGTATAAGCAAAGCCCGTTTTTTCACCTGTCACAGCACGAATACCAGCTCCTTTTTCGATGTTAAAGCTGCCTTCTTTAATAATGCCATCTTCTAATGCCCAAGACTCTTGTTGAGTGAATTGAAAATACATATCACTCATGTCGATGGAGCGCGTCATTAATTTTGAAAATAAATTTGATAAAATTGCCTCATTAATGCCCGCAGGTTCTAACAATGTCGATTTTGCAATTTCTAAGGGGTTGTTCATTGTGTATCCCATTAATTTGATATATTTTCGGATAATTTTTTTAAATTAGGCTTATCCCAAGCGCCTGTAACATTATAGTGAATTTCCGTCATTTGCTTCACCTGTCGGCTTAAAACCTTATCTGCTAACCAGGTAGCGGCACCCACTATGGGGCCGGCAGTAAGAGTAGCGACAATAGGTAGACTTGAAGTGACATAAGGATTAATCGTCAATCTAAGATTATAGTCTTTAGCTATCAAGCCTATTCTTCCATTAATTCGAACTTTTGCAACTGGTCCGTCAATCGATGCATTCTCAGTAAAGACATTCCCGTCTTTAAAGCGGAATAATCCTCGCATGTCATCAAAACTAAAACCAGGCTGAGTTAAGTCACTAAAGTCCAACATAAGTCGCCGCTGTAATGTTTGCAAACTAAATAGAGTCAGTATCCTGCCCATATCCATGCCAAAATTTGCTTGGTTACTCAGTTTAGTTATTCTGCCTTTGGTAAGGTGTAAATTTAAAGCACCATTTAAGGTCTTAGCTTTAAGATCAAAGGGTGAATCAGACCATACCATATTAAAATCACCGCTGCCTTGCCCTTTAACCATATTATCTGTAACTTGCCATTTATTTAATATGGCGCCTAGATTGGTGCTCTCAAAGCGACCATTAAGCACAGTTTGATGTTGACCATTCATTAGCCGCCAAATGCCAGTAGCATTCACAAGTAACGCGTCTTCCTTTATCACCGCTTGTTTAATTAAAAGATTATTTCCCTCTAAACGAAGTTTCAAATCAATATTTTTGATAAGTTTGTCTTTTAATTTGAAATTTGAAATTGTTAAATCCATTGGAGGAATATTCTTGGGAGTTAAATCATTTTCAAACAGCTTATCATCCATTAACGCAACCGTTTGGAGAGCAATTTTTAAGGGGGAGCGAGGATAGTCTCCTGGTATTTTGATTTGCCCCTTCAGCGACGGACTATCTAGCTGAATTTCTCCGCGTTCAAATTCAACTCGTTCATGGCCCTGCTTGAAATTCAAGGCTCCCTGAATTTGATCACCATAATGAAACAGCAATTTTTTTATGTGTTCTTCACTATTAAATTGCACCTGACTGGGACGAATACTGTTGGCAGTTTTACTCAAGGCTCCCGGTAGGTTAACTTTCATGCCTAACAAATCGCTACTCACCGCAAGCATCATGATAGGATGACCCTCTATAGGCACTAACCAATTAAATTTAGCATTAAAAGCGCTGGTGCCTTGAAATAAATTAAAAGATTTATAATTTAAAAATGTTTGTAGATCTGCAGCGCTAACCTTGCCCTTGATATCAAAATTTGTAGATTTGCCCAATTTATTTTCAAGCGTACTGATTGTGATATTAAAGGGTTTATGAAAAAGTTCACCCGCAATAATTTTACTGTCGGCAGAGTCATTCTGAAAATTTAATTCACCGTTGAGATGAGAGAATGCAGAGTGTGCATTAATATTTACATCAGTATTATCAAGTTTTACCCGGCCCCTAATCTGAACTTTATTTTTAAGGTCTCTGTCTAAAGGGAGCGACATGTTAAGCGCTAATTGCCATTTACCATCAAGATCCAAAGAAGTATTTTTAACTGGCATGAATTTTGCAAGTGGATTTTGATGGCTATCGATCTTAATACGTTGCAAAGAAGAAGTAGTCACTAATCCCTGCAACAGGAGTATGGGTCGACTCAGATCCGTTATTTCTGCTTTTGCGTAATCAATTTGAGCACCGAGTGTTGTTGCACGTTTGGTCATAATTAGCATAGAAGCACCTTCAAAATGCACTCGCGCTCGAAGATGGTCCACCTCTGGCCAACCTTCTTCATAATGAAGAATTCCACTCTCCAAATCCCCTGCTACCAGGAATTTGCCCTTTCCCTGCACAAATGGAAAATCATGCATAGCTCCATTTAATTGGAATGAGCCATGATGAATAGCGCCGCCTTTTATCGCTTTATCAAGCCAAGTCACCACATTTTTGGGGATCAATGTGACCGGGAAATATTTAGAAATATATTTGAGATCTACTATATTGAAATTGAATTTGGATTGTATGCGCGGACTGCTGTGGTTTTGAGGAATGAAGATATTCATATATCCCAAAGCGTGACCTTCCGGGGTCGTTAAATCGACATTTTTTATTTTAATTTGCCAATTTTTTTCAGAATCTTTAACCCAGTTGATGTGGCCAGTTATTTTTTTTATTGGGATGTTTGATCTAAACTGAGGTGCGTAGCTAAGCACAGCATCTTTCGTATCCAAGATGACACTTCCATTAAGAGATGAGAAATTCAGCTCACCACTAAGATGATGGATACCCGGAAATTTACCCCAAGGAGAAAAACTTACGGCTCTTAATTTTCCTTTTATTGAAAAGTTTTGATCACTACTATATTGCAAAATAAAATCGTCTATTTTACCACTGGGTTTGAATGCACTAAGCGCTTCATTCATTCGAGCAGAAACCATCTCATTATTAATCAGAAATTGACTCACTTGTAGTAGCGGCAATCTATCTACCTTAAGCAATCGAGTTACACCTTTTGGAGTTTTGACTTGTTGCCACGTCAATTCATGAATGGGAAGTAATTTTCCCGACATATATACATTTAAGTGCTCAGTTAATAGTGACCACTTATTGGGCTGATAATGGGCTGAAAAAAGTGTCGAGATGGCATTGGCTTGATACACTTTACCAACGTGGTTATTTTTAATAATAACATCTCGGGCCGCTAAAGAACCCTCAGCCATTGAATGATGAGGGGTGGAAGAAATATTCATGTCAACCTTGGCATTACCCTGTAAAAACGCTAGGTTTCCGCCCAATTTATTAAGTAATAGGTTATTTGAAACAGGAATATTTGCGACTGAAAGGTGCAATTTAGTGTAAATCATCTGTCTACTCAAAAAGCTACCATAAATAGTACCTGCAAAAGCAGTCGGTGATTGATTCCACAGGTGCGCCTGCCCAAGAAAAGTGCGTGAAAAAAGGCGACTTTGTTCAGCAAATGACAGCTTAGAAATGAACATTTTATGACCGATTTGATCAAAATAGGTGATATCCACATCCCGGAGATTTTTTTTACCACTTGCCAGAAAAGAATCTATTAAATAATTCAGTTTTCGCCTGTCCTTGGTATGCAACTGTGCTTGTAGAGCTGGAATGTCGTTAATATCGAAAATGCCATTAGGCCTTTCTTTTAATATTAGATGTGTACCCTGAATATCTATGTCGCCTGGGATTATCTGCCCACGCCATACGCTGGCGAAGAAATTAATCCCTATGCTGAGTTTGTTAATATGAAGCAAACTCACGCCCCGGGAATCATTTATAGAAAAATCATTAATTTCTAAGTGGGGTTTCAGGCCCTGCCAGGAGGTCGTTAGGGTACCAATATGAACCGGCTGATCTAGCTTGGATGATAGAAATTTTTCCACCCCCGCAACATTGCCAACCGATTTATACAAGGGTGCTAGATAATTATTTAAAACAAAAAGGGGGGTTAAGATTAGCACAGCACTTATAAAAACTGCGCGTAATATACGTAACGATTTCACCATAACAAACTACGATCACTAAAAATTTTGCTAAGATACATTAAATTTGCGTCTAAGATCTCTTAATATAATAAAAACCCAAGGCCAAAGTAAAGCACTAGTGATCGCTGGAGACCAGAATTCCCAAGTCCTGGGCAAAACGCCCAGTAATCCTTGCACCCAATAAAGAAGCGCCAGATAAACAAAGGATAAGAAAAATACGATTATCGTTTTTTGCCAGATGGGATAGAGGCGGATTCGCGGATGAAACTTAACAATAAAGTAGGCCACAACGGCCAACGCCAAAGCATGCTGACCCAATAGTGTTCCTTGAAGTACATCGAGTAACAAGCCAATAAACCAGGCCATTCCCACACTAATACGCTCAGGAAGTGCTAAACACCAGTACACCATCACTAACATAACCCATAGCGGCCGCAACCAATTGGCCCAATTTGGCAGAGGCAAAATGGTCAGCATCATGGCTATGCACAATGTAATCCCTATAATAAAAATTCGCTGAGGAAAACTTGCAGATCGCATTATTGGGGTTCCATTTCATCAGATTGGTCTAACTCAGTAGCACTAGTATCTTCTTCAGCCTTAGTACTTTTTCCCGTGGTTTTGGTGGACTGATTTTCGGTTGTCTGCTCAGCTTTTATTTTTTTTGGCCAGACAAGCAATACTTGACGACTTTGATTAACGTGTGCAGCGGGCGTCAAACTTATATTGGTAAATCTTCCACCGGGAGGTAGTTTTACATTATTGATGACACCGACGGGATACCCGGGGGGGTAGTGACCGCCTAATCCGGATGTAATCAAGTAGTCTCCCTTACGAAAGTCTGTAGTGAGAGGAACATTGATTAATTCCAGAACGCCATCGAATCCTAACCCACTTGCAATAGCACGATTCCCATTGCGGTTATTTTGAACTGGAATTGCGCTTCGAGGATCAGTGATTAATAAGACTCGGCTATTTATGGGACCTACCGCAATGACTTGACCCATTACCCCATAGGCATCCAACACTGGCTGCCCCACATATACCCCGTCCCTTTCTCCTTTATCAATAACAATTTGTTGAGTATAAGGAGCGAGATCGACAGCGAGTAATTGCGCAACAGTCACTTTTTCATGAATATTTGAAGACGAGCGTAACAAAGCCTTTAATTGCTCATTTTCTCTTTCTAAGGCTAAGACTTTTTGAAGTTTCGCATAGAGTAATAATTGACGTGCCCGTAATTGAGCATTTTCAACTAAAAGGTTTTGTTGTGTGGTAAAGCTCGTATCCACCCATCGAATAAATTCAACAGGACGATCTACCAGATATTGCATAGGTGCAACCACCAATGACAGCACTGATCTAAAACGACCAAAGTAGTTAAATTGATGATCCAGTGTCATCAAAACACAAGAGCAAACTATAAATACAAGTAATCTTACGCCCAAAAAAGGACTTCGACGAAATAACTCCTTAATTTCGATTCTCCTAAGCCGTTGTCTCTTTATTAACGCTTCTCATAGGAAAAGATGAAGAAAATTTAGGGAAACAACTATTATTCTTTTGACAAGAAGTCACTTCCAAGTACATCCATAAGTTCCATAGCGCGCCCGCCTCCTCTTGCCACACAAGTGAGAGGATCTTCGGCCACAATAACTGGCAAACCAGTCTCTTCCATTAAAAGTCTATCCAAGTCTTTCAACAAAGCACCGCCACCCGTAAGTACCATGCCTTTTTCAGCAATATCAGAAGCTAATTCAGGTGGAGCTTGTTCTAGGGCAGCCCGCACTGCGCCGACTATCCCAGCCAGAGGTTCTTGTAAAGCCTCCAATATTTCATTGCTGTTTAATGTAAAGCTTCGCGGCACACCTTCTGCAAGGTTTCGGCCTCTCACCTCAATTTCTTTTACTTCACTACTTGGGAAGGCTGTACCAATATCATGTTTAATCCGTTCAGCAGTGGTTTCGCCAATTAAACTGCCATAGTTGCGACGCACATAATTAATAATAGCCTCATCAAACCGATCACCACCAATTCGCACTGAAGCCGCATACACAATACCGTTGAGTGAAATAATCGCCACTTCGGTCGTGCCGCCCCCGATGTCAACCACCATAGAACCACTGGCTTCCTCGACAGGTAAACCGGCGCCCATTGCAGCAGCCATAGGTTCTTCTAATAAAAATACTTCTCGCGCGCCCGCGCCTAATGCAGATTCTCTTATCGCTCTGCGTTCAACTTGGGTGGATCCACAAGGGACACATACCAATACACGTGGGCTAGGTTTAAGAAATTTATTTTCGTGAACCTTGTTAATGAAATGTTGCAGCATTTTTTCAGTAATATAAAAATCGGCAATAACACCATCTTTCAGCGGTCTGGTGGCTAATATGTTACCAGGTGTGCGTCCTAACATTCGTTTCGCTTCCAATCCCACAGCA
This portion of the Gammaproteobacteria bacterium genome encodes:
- a CDS encoding ATP-dependent DNA helicase, producing the protein MNPSTVQIEEIFSSAGVLSKNIPGYLPRAIQLEMALAIAQALDHKQVLIAEAGTGTGKTYAYLIPSLLSGKKVIISTGTKNLQDQLFHRDIPRIRNVLGIPLKIAVLKGRANYICQHRLNTYLQTRFISDDATKILYQIKEWVDDNKDGEIDHIPGVKPPQHLLPYMTSTTDNCLGQECEFYSKCYVIKARKQAQEAGILIVNHHLFFADSQLKDSGVTDLLPASDAVIFDEAHQLHEIATHFLGESISGNQLLYLARDIQAEQQTNAPDMLTLKITAQKVIIAVKEMHSAFGSVAKGSWDHIVNKPQIKLAIQSLQEALIPLLEAIEAASVRSRGLDNCWRRTADLASRFKKLTTVFPQDQIHWYDVQENNFTLHHTPINIGDYFQNLIKEQDRAWIFTSATLSVNGDFSHFESHLGLTGANHLHLESPFDYSKQALLYLPNLMKLPSDEAYISNMIDFVVPILNLTKGRAFLLFTSHRALKEATQILKERVTFPLLIQGNAPKTKLLATFCELEDAVLLGTSSFWEGVDVKGNALSCVIIDKIPFLAPDDPILKSRLEHYKRQGKNPFNEYQLPQAVITLRQGSGRLIRDIGDKGVLMICDPRITSKDYGRVFLDSLPPMPQTQSIDDVAHFLQGSCA
- a CDS encoding SurA N-terminal domain-containing protein; the protein is MLQSVRKYTQGWVATIMGIILSFAFVIWGVENYASGSSKKTLVAKVNGKPITITQLNNDFQRMLLGVKDQLGSTLALTPYIQQQIKKEALYNLIMQNVLIQAALKAGFSVTPQELGSMVRQMPAFQEAGNFSRERFQQIINQMGYTKEEFFTEASQTLLLNQVASGVVGSQFVLPGELKQAVSLIEQKRNIEYVIIPNQQFKQPSQITLQQMQAFYQQHSNQFKIPARVQIEYVQLELANLKKSITISDQALKDYFDANSGMDRKNPKALARARESIQQQKLEQAFLAASDKLTDLAYTNPRSLSDAANNLDLKIKTTDYFSAQGGDSAITKNQKIITAAFNSDILKDRTNSNLIEISPGNVVVIRVKDFKSETIAPFDSVKETIKASLVTAEAQVKAKQKGAMLLSRIKSNADFNKVLVTEHLTPIHKQNLSRQDKTINPEILKLAFSSEKPSGAQLANGDFALLMVKESINMASEKMNADQISSMKKMYSTTYGKLDYNLYTENQMRKAKIKTYLQD
- a CDS encoding HU family DNA-binding protein, with product MNKTEIIDSVSTSTGMSKMDTARVVNALLEEITKALAKPVPETVTFVGFGTFKVTQREERSGRNPQTGQTITIPAQKTPRFSAGKQLKEACNEDKK
- the tldD gene encoding metalloprotease TldD, yielding MNNPLEIAKSTLLEPAGINEAILSNLFSKLMTRSIDMSDMYFQFTQQESWALEDGIIKEGSFNIEKGAGIRAVTGEKTGFAYTDDITLAALEEAATAAGNIAKIGGEGKVKVWTPTQGRELYSPLNPLNTWTENDKINLLKKVDAEARRIDARVKQVIVSLAGLHDIILIADSDGRLSADVRPLVRFNVSVIVEEGGKREQGFAGGGGRHGYDNFFDNDYALKFAHEAVRQALVNLNAVPAPAGTMPVVLGPGWPGVLLHEAVGHGLEGDFNRKGSSIFAGKMGERVASDVCTVVDDGTLPQRRGSLNIDDEGVPSSCTVLIEKGVLKGYMQDKLNAKLMGMQSTGNGRRESYSSLPIPRMTNTYMLAGEHSPQEIIASVEHGLFAVNFGGGQVDITSGKFVFSTSEAYIIKNGKIAHPVKGATLIGNGAEVLTRVSMVGNDLELDRGVGTCGKDGQSVPVGVGQPTLRVDALTVGGTQS
- the mreD gene encoding rod shape-determining protein MreD, producing the protein MRSASFPQRIFIIGITLCIAMMLTILPLPNWANWLRPLWVMLVMVYWCLALPERISVGMAWFIGLLLDVLQGTLLGQHALALAVVAYFIVKFHPRIRLYPIWQKTIIVFFLSFVYLALLYWVQGLLGVLPRTWEFWSPAITSALLWPWVFIILRDLRRKFNVS
- the mreC gene encoding rod shape-determining protein MreC, producing the protein MKELFRRSPFLGVRLLVFIVCSCVLMTLDHQFNYFGRFRSVLSLVVAPMQYLVDRPVEFIRWVDTSFTTQQNLLVENAQLRARQLLLYAKLQKVLALERENEQLKALLRSSSNIHEKVTVAQLLAVDLAPYTQQIVIDKGERDGVYVGQPVLDAYGVMGQVIAVGPINSRVLLITDPRSAIPVQNNRNGNRAIASGLGFDGVLELINVPLTTDFRKGDYLITSGLGGHYPPGYPVGVINNVKLPPGGRFTNISLTPAAHVNQSRQVLLVWPKKIKAEQTTENQSTKTTGKSTKAEEDTSATELDQSDEMEPQ
- a CDS encoding rod shape-determining protein; this translates as MFKKICGIFSKDISIDLGTANTLIYLPGQGIVLNEPSVVAVRLDPINGQSRVAAVGLEAKRMLGRTPGNILATRPLKDGVIADFYITEKMLQHFINKVHENKFLKPSPRVLVCVPCGSTQVERRAIRESALGAGAREVFLLEEPMAAAMGAGLPVEEASGSMVVDIGGGTTEVAIISLNGIVYAASVRIGGDRFDEAIINYVRRNYGSLIGETTAERIKHDIGTAFPSSEVKEIEVRGRNLAEGVPRSFTLNSNEILEALQEPLAGIVGAVRAALEQAPPELASDIAEKGMVLTGGGALLKDLDRLLMEETGLPVIVAEDPLTCVARGGGRAMELMDVLGSDFLSKE